In a genomic window of Halalkalicoccus sp. CG83:
- a CDS encoding RNA-binding protein yields MASVPFHYVDLRAFCYATEDEKRVEDALRTYLPEEFPIERAETEGYHGDRILVLSARVENADDVRHVLSRLRESADLERVEAELDDRVTENCELFLTLDKQAAFHGDVSLGEGITLRAKVEAYPAKKAAALENVREAL; encoded by the coding sequence ATGGCGAGCGTCCCGTTTCACTACGTCGACTTGCGCGCCTTCTGCTACGCGACGGAGGACGAGAAACGGGTCGAGGACGCGCTGCGAACCTACCTCCCGGAGGAGTTCCCGATCGAGCGAGCCGAGACCGAGGGGTACCACGGCGACCGCATCCTCGTCCTCTCGGCGCGGGTCGAGAACGCCGACGACGTCCGCCACGTGCTCTCGCGGCTCCGCGAGTCGGCGGACCTCGAACGGGTCGAGGCCGAACTCGACGACCGGGTGACCGAGAACTGCGAGCTGTTTCTCACGCTCGATAAGCAGGCGGCGTTCCACGGCGATGTCTCGCTGGGCGAGGGGATCACCCTCCGAGCGAAGGTCGAGGCCTACCCCGCGAAGAAGGCGGCGGCGCTCGAGAACGTCCGCGAGGCGCTGTAG
- a CDS encoding APC family permease has protein sequence MSNSDTTERGLVKALSQRDLLVLAFGAMIGWGWIVLSGQWIDDGGPLGAIAAFVVGGVLVVFVAVLYGELASAMPFVGGEHVYSHRALGVAGSFVCTWAIAFGYVSVAAFEAVALPSALAYVIPGFNAVELWSIAGDPVYATWVAVGVLGAAVMTYVNYIGIRPAAQLQAIVTVVIALAGVVLVIGAITGGQPSSDPPVVAGTAGIFGVVLATPFMFVGFDVIPQAAEEADVPTRALGTIIVVSVVLATLFYITVIWGSSRALPGAQLVESPLPAAAAMEALYDSVAIGRLMAIAGIAGILTSWNAFVIGGSRAIFAMADSGMLPAFLARTHPEYNTPHNAIALIGVSSALAPLFGEGMLGWIVNAGGLGIVVAWLLVCVSFLVLRYREPEMERPFRVPAGYATGAIALVLSALFVLLYLPGGPSALLWPYEWLMVLLWSLLGIGLFAVSRRGRALVG, from the coding sequence ATGTCGAACTCTGATACGACCGAACGCGGGCTGGTGAAGGCGCTCTCGCAACGCGATCTGCTCGTGCTCGCGTTCGGCGCGATGATCGGTTGGGGGTGGATCGTCCTCTCGGGCCAGTGGATCGACGACGGCGGACCGCTCGGCGCGATCGCGGCGTTCGTCGTCGGCGGCGTGCTCGTGGTCTTCGTCGCCGTCCTCTACGGCGAACTCGCCTCGGCGATGCCGTTCGTCGGCGGCGAACACGTCTACAGTCACCGGGCGCTCGGCGTGGCGGGGTCGTTCGTCTGTACGTGGGCGATCGCCTTCGGCTACGTCAGCGTCGCCGCCTTCGAGGCCGTGGCGCTGCCCTCCGCGCTCGCGTACGTGATCCCGGGGTTCAACGCAGTCGAACTCTGGTCGATCGCCGGCGACCCGGTCTACGCGACGTGGGTCGCCGTCGGCGTGCTCGGCGCCGCCGTGATGACGTATGTCAACTACATCGGCATCCGGCCGGCCGCCCAGCTACAGGCGATCGTCACCGTCGTCATCGCGCTGGCGGGCGTGGTGCTCGTGATCGGCGCGATCACCGGCGGCCAGCCCTCGTCCGACCCGCCGGTGGTCGCCGGGACGGCGGGGATCTTCGGGGTCGTCCTCGCGACGCCGTTCATGTTCGTCGGCTTCGACGTGATCCCCCAGGCCGCCGAGGAGGCCGACGTTCCCACGCGCGCGCTGGGAACGATCATCGTCGTCTCCGTCGTGCTCGCGACGCTCTTCTACATCACCGTCATCTGGGGATCGAGCCGTGCGCTTCCGGGCGCTCAGCTGGTCGAGAGCCCGTTGCCCGCGGCGGCGGCGATGGAGGCGCTCTACGACAGCGTGGCGATCGGCCGACTGATGGCGATCGCCGGGATCGCCGGCATCCTCACCAGCTGGAACGCCTTCGTCATCGGCGGCAGCCGAGCGATCTTCGCGATGGCGGACTCGGGAATGTTGCCCGCCTTCCTCGCGAGGACCCACCCCGAGTACAACACGCCTCACAACGCCATCGCCCTGATCGGCGTCTCATCGGCGCTCGCGCCGTTGTTCGGCGAGGGGATGCTCGGCTGGATCGTCAACGCCGGAGGACTGGGAATCGTCGTCGCGTGGCTGCTCGTCTGCGTCTCGTTTCTCGTCCTGCGCTACCGCGAGCCCGAAATGGAACGTCCCTTCCGGGTCCCCGCCGGCTACGCGACCGGCGCGATCGCGCTCGTGCTCTCGGCCCTCTTCGTCCTGCTCTATCTCCCCGGCGGTCCCTCCGCGCTCCTCTGGCCCTACGAGTGGCTCATGGTGCTGCTGTGGTCGCTTCTGGGGATCGGCCTCTTCGCCGTCTCGCGACGCGGACGCGCGCTCGTCGGCTGA
- a CDS encoding Hsp20/alpha crystallin family protein produces MSGRRNPFDDIEELFNRFSQQFENQSGLNQDVFGMAGGSRMSIDLADRDDEYVVTADTPGFEREEISVRVTDDTLSIEADREESTEQEDETYIRSERRSESMRRSIRLPEPVEEESVSATYRNGVLTITLPKRDAASGGRTIDIE; encoded by the coding sequence ATGTCTGGACGTAGAAACCCGTTCGACGACATCGAGGAGCTGTTCAACCGGTTCAGCCAGCAGTTCGAGAACCAGTCCGGCCTCAACCAGGACGTCTTCGGCATGGCGGGCGGGAGCCGCATGAGCATCGACCTGGCCGACCGGGACGACGAGTACGTCGTCACGGCCGACACCCCCGGCTTCGAACGGGAGGAGATCAGCGTCCGCGTCACGGACGACACCCTCAGCATCGAGGCCGACCGCGAGGAGTCGACCGAGCAGGAGGACGAGACCTACATCCGAAGCGAGCGCCGCAGCGAGTCGATGCGTCGATCGATCCGGCTGCCCGAACCGGTCGAGGAGGAGTCGGTCTCCGCGACGTACAGAAACGGCGTGCTGACGATCACGCTCCCCAAGCGCGACGCCGCCTCCGGCGGGCGTACCATCGACATCGAGTAG
- a CDS encoding DUF1918 domain-containing protein, translated as MSYEEDDRVVLSDAHSDYDGQEGRVTQVMETMFGDATYTVSFEDGQETGIPEDDLQPADDEEE; from the coding sequence ATGAGCTACGAGGAGGACGACCGCGTCGTGCTGTCGGACGCACACAGCGACTACGACGGCCAGGAGGGACGAGTTACGCAGGTGATGGAGACGATGTTCGGCGACGCCACCTACACCGTCAGCTTCGAGGACGGCCAGGAGACCGGCATCCCGGAGGACGACCTCCAGCCTGCGGACGACGAAGAAGAGTAG
- a CDS encoding RNase P subunit p30 family protein, with translation MYEAVHAHPDGRSTVARFAHAAREYGFEGIVVRNHGDARAEYDPERITERYGIDVVPGIEIRAEDPERASGYLGSYREELPVLAVHGGTNALNRFAVEQERVDVLAHPTRGEGDFNHVLAKAATRNGVRVEFDLDPVLRAEGGRRVQALSDLRKLRELVGKYDVPYVVSAEPTSHLQLRAPRELVAVGERIGFSEVQIRSGLREWDRLAERNRERLSESFIEPGVRRGRYETDR, from the coding sequence ATGTACGAGGCGGTCCACGCCCACCCTGATGGCCGATCGACCGTCGCCCGCTTCGCCCACGCCGCCCGCGAGTACGGCTTCGAGGGGATCGTCGTCCGCAACCACGGCGACGCCCGCGCCGAGTACGATCCCGAGCGGATCACGGAGCGCTACGGGATCGACGTCGTTCCGGGCATCGAGATCCGTGCGGAGGACCCCGAGCGGGCCAGCGGTTACCTCGGGAGCTACCGCGAGGAGCTCCCCGTGCTGGCGGTCCACGGCGGGACGAACGCGCTGAACCGCTTCGCGGTCGAACAGGAGCGCGTCGACGTGCTCGCCCACCCCACCCGCGGCGAGGGTGACTTCAACCACGTGCTCGCGAAGGCCGCCACGCGAAACGGCGTCCGCGTGGAGTTCGACCTCGATCCCGTCCTCCGTGCGGAGGGTGGACGCCGAGTGCAGGCGCTCTCGGACCTGCGGAAGCTTCGCGAGCTCGTCGGGAAGTACGACGTACCGTACGTCGTGAGCGCGGAGCCGACGAGCCACCTCCAGCTTCGAGCGCCACGCGAGCTGGTCGCAGTCGGGGAGCGGATCGGGTTCTCGGAGGTGCAGATCCGGAGCGGGCTCCGCGAGTGGGACCGGCTCGCCGAACGGAACCGCGAACGCCTCTCCGAGTCCTTCATTGAGCCGGGCGTCCGTAGGGGACGGTATGAAACGGACCGTTGA
- a CDS encoding NAD-dependent succinate-semialdehyde dehydrogenase, with amino-acid sequence MESINPATGETIETYDDHGDEAVDAALDRADQRFESWSERPMSERQELLANAAEVLYENEDEYAELMTREMGKPISQSHAEIQKCAWVCEYYAERAGEFLADEHLGSEPEAETFVSYEPMGTVLAVMPWNFPFWQVFRFAAPHLTAGNVGVLKHASNVPGCAKAIEEVFEEAGYPEDVFTSLLVGSDAIEEIIADDRVAAVTLTGSEGAGRAVGEAAGSNVKKSVLELGGSDPFVVLDDADLDAAAETGVQARTINSGQSCIAAKRFIVHEGVYDEFLEKFTEEMDALQMGDPADEETNVGPQAREDLVEDLHEQVEESVEMGAQLELGGEPADREGSFYQPTVLAEPPLDSPAAAEEVFGPVAAVFSVEDEDEAIELANDARYGLGASLWTDDLDRGDRLARRVEAGCVFVNEMVKSDPRLPFGGVKNSGYGRELSRHGIREFVNQKTVWVQAAGERDSVATE; translated from the coding sequence ATGGAAAGCATCAATCCTGCGACCGGCGAGACGATCGAAACGTACGACGACCACGGCGACGAGGCGGTCGACGCCGCGCTCGACCGCGCCGACCAGCGCTTCGAGTCCTGGAGCGAGCGGCCGATGAGCGAGCGCCAGGAGCTGCTCGCGAACGCCGCGGAGGTGCTGTACGAGAACGAGGACGAGTACGCCGAGCTGATGACCCGCGAGATGGGCAAACCCATCAGCCAGTCCCACGCGGAGATCCAGAAGTGTGCGTGGGTCTGTGAGTACTACGCCGAGCGCGCGGGCGAGTTCCTCGCCGACGAACACCTCGGGAGCGAGCCGGAGGCCGAGACGTTCGTCTCCTACGAGCCGATGGGGACGGTGCTCGCGGTGATGCCGTGGAACTTCCCGTTCTGGCAGGTGTTCCGCTTCGCCGCCCCCCACCTGACGGCGGGCAACGTGGGCGTCCTCAAACACGCCTCGAACGTCCCGGGCTGTGCGAAGGCCATCGAGGAGGTGTTCGAGGAGGCGGGCTACCCCGAGGACGTGTTCACCTCGCTTCTGGTGGGCTCGGACGCCATCGAGGAGATCATCGCGGACGACCGCGTCGCCGCGGTCACGCTGACCGGGAGCGAGGGTGCCGGACGGGCCGTCGGCGAGGCCGCCGGGAGCAACGTGAAGAAGAGCGTGCTCGAACTCGGCGGGAGCGACCCGTTCGTCGTCCTCGACGACGCCGACCTCGACGCCGCGGCCGAAACCGGCGTGCAGGCCCGGACGATCAACTCCGGGCAGTCCTGCATCGCCGCGAAGCGGTTCATCGTCCACGAGGGCGTCTACGACGAGTTCCTCGAGAAGTTCACGGAGGAGATGGACGCCCTCCAGATGGGCGACCCCGCGGACGAGGAGACGAACGTCGGCCCGCAGGCCCGCGAGGACCTCGTCGAGGATCTCCACGAACAGGTCGAGGAGAGCGTCGAGATGGGTGCACAGTTGGAGCTCGGCGGCGAGCCGGCCGACCGCGAGGGATCCTTCTACCAGCCGACCGTGCTCGCCGAGCCGCCGCTCGACTCGCCGGCGGCCGCAGAGGAGGTGTTCGGTCCCGTCGCAGCCGTCTTCAGCGTCGAGGACGAGGACGAGGCGATCGAGCTCGCGAACGACGCCCGCTACGGGCTCGGCGCGTCGCTCTGGACCGACGACCTCGACCGTGGCGACCGGCTCGCCCGTCGGGTCGAGGCGGGCTGTGTCTTCGTCAACGAGATGGTCAAGTCCGACCCGCGTCTGCCCTTCGGCGGCGTGAAGAACTCGGGCTACGGCCGCGAGCTCTCCCGACACGGCATCCGGGAGTTCGTCAATCAGAAGACGGTGTGGGTGCAGGCGGCCGGCGAGCGCGACTCGGTCGCGACGGAGTAA
- a CDS encoding acetolactate synthase large subunit, translating into MTKASDLLVECLEAEGVEYVFGVPGEELEDLLFSIRDSNVEFVPTRHEQGAAFMADVHGRLTGEAGVCLSTLGPGATNLLTGVADAHLDKSPLVAITGQGGRERLHKESHQALDIVHMFEPVVKWNTQLGEPEIVAESVRKAFKLAEHEKPGATHLEFPEDVASEETSDTPLPTRDRVRRPDPDPDTVERAATLLERAERPIVLAGNGAVRTRAQDGPGRDSESANRLRELVHRMGLPVVATYMGKGAISDREPYSLLTLDSGLDGEGGEAIESADCVLAVGYDIAEHDPAGWNPDLDTTIIHVDHEPAEVYRHYNPEEEIVADIPASLQAIEEAVSPGAGKTWCTEIHDRVIDHVTARPEPDEPFSVRRTLPILREVMADEDVLLSDVGSHKMAIAQAFPTYEPNTCIISNGLASMGISVPGGLAADLACESNVVAATGDGGFLMNGAEIETATRLGLGYTILLFNDNDYGLISEKQEQHLSEHFGTTLQNPDFVTLAESFGIEGYRPESWEELRSTLEEAVPSDEMALVEVLLE; encoded by the coding sequence ATGACCAAAGCGTCCGACCTGCTGGTCGAGTGTCTCGAGGCCGAAGGGGTAGAGTACGTCTTCGGCGTACCGGGCGAGGAGCTCGAGGACCTGCTCTTCTCGATCCGTGACTCGAACGTCGAGTTCGTCCCGACCCGCCACGAACAGGGCGCGGCGTTCATGGCCGACGTCCACGGCCGCCTGACCGGCGAGGCGGGCGTCTGTCTCAGTACGCTGGGTCCGGGCGCGACGAACCTCCTCACCGGAGTCGCCGACGCACACCTCGATAAGAGCCCGCTGGTGGCGATCACCGGTCAGGGGGGGCGCGAACGGCTCCACAAGGAGAGCCACCAGGCGCTGGACATCGTCCACATGTTCGAACCCGTGGTGAAGTGGAACACCCAGCTCGGAGAGCCCGAGATCGTCGCCGAGTCGGTCAGAAAGGCGTTCAAGCTCGCCGAACACGAGAAGCCGGGCGCGACCCACCTTGAGTTCCCCGAGGACGTCGCGAGCGAGGAGACGAGCGACACCCCGCTGCCCACGCGCGATCGGGTTCGTCGGCCGGATCCGGACCCGGACACCGTAGAGCGCGCGGCGACCCTGCTCGAACGCGCCGAGCGCCCGATCGTGCTGGCGGGAAACGGCGCGGTCCGGACGCGCGCCCAGGACGGGCCGGGTCGGGACTCCGAGAGCGCGAACCGGCTCCGCGAACTCGTCCACCGAATGGGCCTCCCGGTCGTCGCAACCTACATGGGGAAGGGAGCGATCTCCGACCGGGAGCCCTACTCGCTTCTGACGCTCGATTCGGGCCTCGACGGCGAGGGGGGCGAGGCCATCGAGAGCGCCGACTGCGTGCTCGCCGTGGGCTACGACATCGCCGAACACGACCCCGCGGGCTGGAACCCCGACCTCGATACGACGATCATCCACGTCGACCACGAGCCCGCGGAGGTCTATCGCCACTACAACCCAGAGGAGGAGATCGTCGCGGACATTCCCGCGAGCCTGCAGGCGATCGAGGAGGCCGTAAGTCCGGGTGCGGGGAAGACCTGGTGTACCGAGATCCACGACCGGGTGATCGACCACGTCACCGCACGGCCCGAGCCCGACGAGCCGTTCTCGGTTCGCCGGACGCTGCCGATCCTGCGCGAGGTGATGGCCGACGAGGACGTCCTGCTCTCGGACGTCGGCAGCCACAAGATGGCGATCGCCCAGGCGTTCCCGACCTACGAGCCCAACACCTGCATCATCTCGAACGGGCTCGCGAGCATGGGGATCTCGGTTCCGGGTGGCCTGGCCGCGGATCTGGCCTGCGAGTCGAACGTCGTCGCGGCGACCGGCGACGGCGGCTTCCTGATGAACGGCGCCGAGATCGAGACGGCCACGCGCCTCGGGCTGGGCTATACGATCCTGCTGTTCAACGACAACGACTACGGGCTGATAAGCGAGAAACAGGAGCAACACCTCAGCGAGCACTTCGGGACCACGCTCCAGAACCCCGACTTCGTCACCCTCGCCGAGAGCTTCGGGATCGAGGGCTACCGGCCCGAGTCGTGGGAGGAGCTACGATCGACGCTCGAGGAGGCGGTCCCCTCCGACGAGATGGCGCTGGTGGAGGTCCTCCTGGAGTGA
- a CDS encoding PEGA domain-containing protein: MRDAPRETTVQGRESGGSRRRLLRATGTLAALSLAGCSGVVPSGPAQVDEGEPETYTLTVHLEQTNGEPAHEASVSVVTEEGLIQRAEATVPDREGVVSFDLENGDYLVEVESQEYTNVEEPVTVDGEDVEITVTLERGYE, from the coding sequence ATGAGGGACGCCCCCCGAGAGACCACCGTGCAAGGACGCGAATCCGGAGGGTCCAGACGGCGGCTGCTCCGTGCGACCGGGACGCTCGCGGCGCTCTCGCTCGCGGGCTGTTCGGGCGTGGTCCCGAGCGGGCCCGCCCAGGTCGACGAGGGGGAACCCGAGACCTACACGCTGACCGTCCATCTCGAGCAGACCAACGGCGAACCGGCCCACGAGGCGTCGGTGTCGGTCGTGACCGAGGAGGGGCTCATCCAGCGGGCGGAGGCGACGGTGCCCGACCGCGAGGGGGTCGTCAGCTTCGACCTCGAGAACGGCGACTACCTCGTCGAAGTCGAGAGCCAGGAGTACACGAACGTCGAGGAGCCGGTCACGGTCGATGGCGAGGACGTCGAGATAACGGTCACCCTTGAGCGCGGCTACGAGTGA
- a CDS encoding universal stress protein, which yields MYDRVLVPTDGSETVETTLEHGLRIARDNDATVHALYVIDGRVVRSADGDAREELEQTLESEGREAVDAVESRALEADLEVVSEIRYGTPHKEILDYAEESGIDLIAIGTHGKSPREKLLTMGSVSERVVDNAPVPVLVVRDEN from the coding sequence ATGTACGATCGAGTGCTGGTTCCGACGGACGGAAGCGAGACGGTCGAGACGACGCTCGAACACGGGTTGCGGATCGCACGCGACAACGACGCCACCGTACACGCGCTGTACGTCATCGACGGTCGCGTCGTTCGCTCCGCCGACGGCGACGCCCGCGAGGAACTCGAGCAAACGCTCGAGTCCGAGGGTCGCGAAGCCGTCGACGCGGTCGAATCCCGTGCGCTGGAGGCCGACCTCGAGGTGGTCTCCGAGATCCGATACGGGACGCCACACAAGGAGATCCTCGACTACGCCGAGGAGTCCGGGATCGACCTGATCGCGATCGGCACCCACGGCAAGAGCCCGCGCGAGAAGCTGCTCACGATGGGGAGCGTCTCCGAACGCGTCGTCGACAACGCCCCCGTCCCGGTGCTCGTCGTCAGGGACGAGAACTGA
- a CDS encoding Rpp14/Pop5 family protein, protein MRHLPKHLRPKWRYLAVGIESWPDAHLSRRDFQRELWYAGQNLLGDPGSADADLRLFSFDHEDGVGEAVVRTRRDTVEETRAVLACIDEVDGQPAGVFVRGVAGTVRACEENYLGRRPEVSGENRVVFENAERPAVVRDGAVDVRTDDAYTGATDLDVTTV, encoded by the coding sequence GTGAGGCATCTCCCGAAACACCTGCGTCCGAAGTGGCGCTACCTCGCGGTCGGGATCGAGAGCTGGCCCGACGCTCACCTCTCGCGTCGCGACTTCCAGCGCGAGCTCTGGTACGCGGGCCAGAACCTGCTCGGCGATCCCGGAAGCGCGGACGCCGACCTGCGGCTGTTCTCCTTCGACCACGAAGACGGCGTCGGCGAGGCGGTGGTCCGCACCCGCCGCGACACCGTCGAGGAGACGCGGGCGGTGCTCGCCTGCATCGACGAGGTCGACGGCCAGCCCGCCGGCGTGTTCGTTCGCGGCGTAGCCGGGACGGTACGCGCCTGTGAAGAAAACTATTTAGGACGCCGACCGGAAGTTTCGGGCGAGAATCGAGTCGTGTTCGAGAACGCAGAGCGGCCCGCCGTCGTCCGTGACGGCGCCGTCGACGTGCGGACCGACGATGCGTACACCGGCGCGACGGACCTCGATGTAACTACAGTGTGA
- a CDS encoding class I SAM-dependent methyltransferase, with the protein MKRTVEEHASRFDAQAAEYDDSQDSEAYRACANLVIELADPGPDDVVLDIGTGTGAIALALADDAKRVVGRDISEGMLEKAREKAATAGIENGAESTADSAGSRTGGSGTVEFGEGRFREPNYDGEVDIVVSNFAMHHLSDEEKREAIETIAALDPRKFVLGDVMFFGKPDPDEPFYSPEVDDPATVGTLVEAFTEAGLAVTGARRVHDQVGVLVGERLE; encoded by the coding sequence ATGAAACGGACCGTTGAGGAACACGCGAGCCGGTTCGACGCACAAGCCGCGGAGTACGACGACAGCCAGGACAGCGAGGCCTACAGGGCGTGTGCGAACCTCGTGATCGAGCTCGCGGATCCGGGCCCCGACGACGTCGTGCTCGACATCGGTACGGGAACCGGTGCCATCGCGCTGGCGCTCGCGGACGACGCCAAGCGAGTCGTCGGCCGCGACATCAGCGAGGGGATGCTCGAAAAGGCGCGCGAGAAGGCCGCCACCGCGGGGATCGAGAACGGCGCCGAATCGACCGCCGATTCGGCTGGCTCCCGGACTGGCGGGTCCGGGACCGTCGAGTTCGGCGAGGGACGGTTTCGCGAGCCGAACTACGACGGCGAGGTAGATATCGTCGTCTCGAACTTCGCGATGCACCACCTCTCGGACGAGGAGAAGCGCGAGGCGATCGAGACCATTGCCGCCCTCGATCCTCGGAAGTTCGTCCTCGGGGACGTCATGTTCTTCGGTAAGCCGGACCCCGACGAACCGTTCTACAGCCCCGAGGTCGACGATCCCGCCACCGTCGGCACGCTAGTCGAGGCGTTCACCGAGGCGGGCTTGGCCGTCACCGGCGCGCGGCGCGTCCACGACCAGGTCGGCGTGCTGGTCGGCGAACGCCTCGAGTGA